tagggctataattaagaacttgaaaaacggtaaggctgccggggtagacggtattaacgctgaaatgcttaaacacggtggcgcgtgcataccacatagactgtgtgaattgataaatttatgtttcgagatgggagacctcccagacgattggaagaagttattatcgtaccaatatacaagaaaaagggagataaaagcgagtgcgataattacagagggattagcttattaagcaccgtaagtaaaatatattcaaaaatNNNNNNNNNNNNNNNNNNNNNNNNNNNNNNNNNNNNNNNNNNNNNNNNNNNNNNNNNNNNNNNNNNNNNNNNNNNNNNNNNNNNNNNNNNNNNNNNNNNNattctgttaaactgatcgtccttatcatcggcgctcttggaggtgccaagctttcacttgataatagcctaaaaagcatccctgcgtgtcaacaatatgctataacacttgcgggaaaaatgcaggaggCATACGTagaagaaattataattaaatcgattgaaattacaGGAATTCAGTGGGGCAAGTTATTTGCAGTTGTTTTAGGTCGAAGCTTTTAAATTGTAAGATTTATATTCATGtaaagctatttatatgctaATTACTTTAATTTGATAGATATTATCACTTCACTCAGGCAATTGTGCATCATTACTTTGATTAGATGTTCACACTTGTCGAGCGTATTAATTATTCGCTTGAGTTTATGCTGTACTAggtgattttttactttttcttttatatatataatttaaattttatgattattatacattaattattgacaagtatttaagaataattttagtaaaattaaaaaaaaatgcactttgaatgctttaatttgaagtttagttttaaatacttgaaataaaaaactgtttgtcTACAGAAGCTTGAATTCTGTCATTTTAAATACTGGAAAGGAATTTAAACATGCAGGAAAAAAAGTAAATGAATGGAtgtttttttcttagattttagaGCCCACTCTTATTCAAAAagcttaataattttgttcacgaAGTATCAGATTTGAGTTACTTATTTTAGACGATTTGCCTCAAATTTGAAAAGCTTAAGCCCGAAAAATTCAGCAAATTAGCACGATTAAAACCTTCTTGAGTCTACCAGAGTGACTCGCGAATTATACATTGAGCagtctaaaatgattaatttaagaaCTATGCATACTCGGGCTTTTATTTGCGAGACAGCTCAAATCTTTTCATTTAGTATAAGTAAGTCCCTGTGAAATTGGAGTTGGATCTAATGATATTTGTAATTTCCAGGGGCCAGATTATGACGAGAGTCTTGACGCATCAGCAAGAGCAGATCGCATAACCGGGTTGTTACATCGCTGGGAACTCGCTAGTATGTCGTGGTCAAACCTCGCCGACTTAAAGAACGTGTCATCTTCAACAATCAAGAATCACGCCAGTGTCATGTACACATCGCGACAAAGTCTGAGTGCCAAGGACCGTGAGGGTATGCGGAACATCATTGGGGGTAGGCCAGAGAGTGCTCCAGTTTACATGACAGCAAACCGAGTGGATGGTCTTGAAGAGAACTGTACTCCATCACCAATCATGCCTCGTCACGTCTTGGAGTCCATCAGTCAGAGTCCAACCCAGAGTTTGAAAAGCGTCACACCACCTGGAATGTCTCCAACGAAACAGCGCTACCAAGACTACAGAGACTGCAACACCAGCCAAGTTACCAAAGTCACCAAAGCTCAGTACTCGCATGTCCAGAGTCCTCTTAATGGAGATTACATGACCCAGCAAAACCTCTACAGGGAGCAGTACCTCCAGCAGACTGGAATGCTTGCCATTCCACCACCCTACACAGTCGGCTCGCCAGGCGGAAACGCTCTTAAGAACAACCCCTATGTCCAGCAATTCCAGATAGCCGGCTCGCAACACTTTCCTGCACCGAGAAAAAGGGACTTCAACGCGGCTCAAATGACGTGACCAGCGCGGGCCAGAACCATGCGATAAGACTGAACTCTGAACAAGCTCGAGGACTTCCAGTCCTCTAGGATCTCCGACGAACAGCTGCCGAAAGGACCTGTGAAAGGGAAAGAGTGTACGAGAGAGGGAGGAGCGACGTGATTACTCAGCAATCCTGAGATTCCAATCTTTCTAAGGATAGCGAGCCGACGAGAAGAATAAAAGAAGAGAAGAAGGGGCTGGCTGAAATCTAGAGAGAGGTGCGAGGAAGGCCTAAGGCATATACATACGTAAATTCACTCCGGATGGAGAGACGGATTGAGAGTCTGGAGCGACTTgttgtgaaactttttaaatatattaggacAGGGTGTCGGTTAGGAAGGAACAGGGGAGAttggaaatataaattgtaagggtggaaaaaattaatttatgaaaaagcgAGTTTATGATTTTTCAAGTTAGGCCAAATTGAGTTAAATAACTCGTAAGAGTCCCGATGGCTTAGGCGACAGTGGTGGTAAGGGAAATTTTCTATGTACTTCTCCCGAGGCCAGGAGTATAAATTAAAACATGCATTTATAAATACGTATGCTTAAAGAACTCGAGCTGGCTCACATTGCTAGCTAGCATGACACTgacttaaaaacttaattttaaattgaaagcatcaTAGAGCGCTTgaaatttaagacttttaaattacaattctTCATGTAGTTAAttcttaaataactttaaattgaagatgctaaaaatctaataatttcggATTTATACTTTAGTGGGACAATTTTGAACTAGTGGCCtgtgaaattgattaattttgaaattaatctttgaaaattatacaattttattttaaactggaacaattttgaattttaaaagcgttgaaattagaaaaattgtgagattgtaaaattcaacatttttcgtttcaaattaaaaccaTTCCCAATTGTACGGTTTAAGAATGAATTTCGATTGATACTTAAATATTTACATTCAAGAACATGGAATTTCGTGAGATTGCAATGCATTTATCGAATAATGTGCAGACTGACAGCTTAGAAGTTTTCTAAAAGATGCATTGCAAACTCTGCTTTGAAATCTAAATTGTTCAAACTTATACAATTCTCAATTGAAAACCCTACtagctaaataattaaattgataatgttcagaattgattaatttaagtatttttaatctgaatattGTCTAATTTCTAAATCTACGAATTTACACTATACTTACTGAGCATTTCTGTTCAGTTTTCAATTTGTTACgcttcaacttaaaattattccaCATTTGATTCCGTTATTTggcgagtttttttttaatatctcaaatTATACATTGTATAGTTTCGAAGgttttaattatgaaaacaaCCGGAAGAAATTGGTGACCCCGGAAGTTTTAATTATGTCTTGAGTAGAAACCCTATAAGTTTTAGGAAAACCCTGTTTAATTAACTTAAACTCATGAAGATTAAACTTGattcattgaaatttgaaataattagagtcttttaaacttgaaaattttcttattagcaaaaacgaaacttttagctcgaaatcttttaaaagattttatgtatGAAAGATCTATAATTCgaatagaaaataaattgtgTTCCTTTGCAAAGCTGTCAGAATGGTAcacttttattattgtaaacactTTTTACTCTGTTATACTTTTTAGTTTAGATGCAATCaagttgattcaacaaaatagaaataaTGCGTTAGATGCTGGTCACACTTACAATCATTACCTTTCAATATGAACTCCctcgaaattcaaatgtttttcaataGTAAATTGTAACTTTCCATTTTCCTAAGACATTAAGTCCAATTTCTAGTTTCCTAATAAATCGACACCCTGTAAATTCTTTGATCGACTATAATATATATATAGCATTCATAATTCATACCTGCATTGACAATTTGTAAATGATTTTATAAGgtctattttaaatattgtaatccTCATTAAATTCATATCAAAGTAGATCAGAGTTTAATTAGACTtcctcaacaacaacaaaaaaacaattggtagcttaaatttagatttaataagGACATGTGGCACTCTGAAATACCTACATTGCCGAACTCATTTgttcagtttactgaattttctttgaacttaagaacttttttgtaaataaaatgtcggaccaaaactttggaaaatgtatcagaagaccgTAAAATGCGATTATGTACTTTATTTGAGTAtgagtttcgttaaaaattattttcaaaggaattaaaactggaaCCAATGTTTGACATACTTTCTTTGTACATGGCATTTTTTAACgtacttttttatacataaaatatcggcctTAAACTTGGATAAATGCAAAAGCCGAtagtaaattacgtttatgtacgtTTTTGCACATTCTGcagatatttatatataaaaaaaagttcttaggttcataaaaattcaagattgcaaagaaaatatgtcaaaaaatggtcccaattttaatttatttgagaatAATTTTGAGCGAAATTCCTACTCAAAAGAAGCACATAAACGTAGTTTATgttcttctgatacattttccaaagttttagtccgatattatatttgcaaaaaaatttcttaagttcaaacaaaaaaagcaatgaattgataaagtgaggtcggtaatagaGGTATTTGAGTATGTCACATATCATTAAGgtagatcaaaaattaaaaagactgaatttTGATGATGCTAaagctaaagttaaaaaaatatatgttcagTTATTGATGCTTATTTTATTGTTGGaagcaaaaataaagtttataatgtatttttttctttgaaacacctttttctttttttaaagtatcttAATGATCCAATGTCGAAACACATTTGAGTATGTTtactaatataaatatttagatttatcCCATTCAATACcagttgtttgaaaaattctaaactcGTACGTAAATGTGTTAAGGCATACGCAAGTTTGAAAATGGCCGATTTGCTATGAAATTAGTCTAAATCCAACCCCCCAAATTTTTCCGGCACTGGAAAATCTgtatatgtaattttatttttaattagatcaAATTCAATTATACGTATGTGTTCTGTATTGGATCTCGCAGTcgatacaattttgtaaattgtcGATAAGAAAAAGTTGCGTCTGAAAATATAAGCAGACGAAAATGTAGAAAGAGATGGTTGATAGAGGAAGCCAcgcttgacaaaaatattttttttgcacaatTTCAACACTTTAAACAAAATCGGTGGGAAGAtccaaaattctaatactttattgTTCCTTATTATAATAAGAATTTGGCAATGCATTGCGGTGAACGGCGTGAAAGTGAAATCTTGGGAAGACAATCCAATAGAAGATAGATCGAAAATATGACGTCTGACATCTATCAAAAActtgtacaaaatttataaaccgcgcgtttcacattttttttccaagaaaaattttccGCAA
This DNA window, taken from Belonocnema kinseyi isolate 2016_QV_RU_SX_M_011 chromosome 9, B_treatae_v1, whole genome shotgun sequence, encodes the following:
- the LOC117179742 gene encoding uncharacterized protein LOC117179742 isoform X2, with the translated sequence MMWLKVLRQNITHLTRRARGSASIEQKNGNGNAKGNKTNNNGAEVNRNEDQNGSVDKSQAKKKPGTPGSGPLLQQAEISSSQLDFFKMLDEKIENGPDYDESLDASARADRITGLLHRWELASMSWSNLADLKNVSSSTIKNHASVMYTSRQSLSAKDREGMRNIIGGRPESAPVYMTANRVDGLEENCTPSPIMPRHVLESISQSPTQSLKSVTPPGMSPTKQRYQDYRDCNTSQVTKVTKAQYSHVQSPLNGDYMTQQNLYREQYLQQTGMLAIPPPYTVGSPGGNALKNNPYVQQFQIAGSQHFPAPRKRDFNAAQMT
- the LOC117179742 gene encoding uncharacterized protein LOC117179742 isoform X1 yields the protein MGCGQSKIGNIYPKNKKNKNTSKKNVDTIRSASIEQKNGNGNAKGNKTNNNGAEVNRNEDQNGSVDKSQAKKKPGTPGSGPLLQQAEISSSQLDFFKMLDEKIENGPDYDESLDASARADRITGLLHRWELASMSWSNLADLKNVSSSTIKNHASVMYTSRQSLSAKDREGMRNIIGGRPESAPVYMTANRVDGLEENCTPSPIMPRHVLESISQSPTQSLKSVTPPGMSPTKQRYQDYRDCNTSQVTKVTKAQYSHVQSPLNGDYMTQQNLYREQYLQQTGMLAIPPPYTVGSPGGNALKNNPYVQQFQIAGSQHFPAPRKRDFNAAQMT